Proteins encoded within one genomic window of Nitrospira sp.:
- the higA gene encoding addiction module antidote protein, HigA family: MSLPNKRVRNVRPTHPGVMLREDFLPEYGLTVSGFARSLRVSRQTVNDLLRERRAVSPEMALRLSRLFGNSPEFWLNAQRAVNLWKAARTIKKTINHITPLSAA; the protein is encoded by the coding sequence ATGAGTCTACCCAATAAACGCGTGCGAAACGTTCGGCCTACTCATCCGGGTGTGATGCTGCGAGAGGACTTCCTGCCTGAATATGGATTGACGGTGTCCGGCTTTGCCAGATCGCTCCGGGTGTCCAGGCAAACCGTCAACGACCTGCTGCGGGAACGACGCGCGGTCAGTCCCGAGATGGCGTTGCGGCTCTCGCGGTTATTCGGCAACAGCCCCGAATTCTGGTTGAATGCCCAGCGTGCAGTTAATTTGTGGAAAGCCGCACGGACTATCAAGAAGACGATCAATCATATCACTCCGCTGTCTGCCGCCTAA
- a CDS encoding DNA polymerase subunit beta, which produces MSIRQLLQSKRGQILQIAARHGARKVRVFGSVARGTAHLGSDIDFLVDMDEGRSLLDHAALILDLERLLKRPVDAASERGLRRLV; this is translated from the coding sequence ATGAGCATCCGCCAATTACTTCAGTCCAAGCGAGGCCAAATTCTGCAAATAGCCGCGCGGCATGGAGCGCGAAAGGTGAGAGTGTTCGGATCGGTCGCGCGCGGCACTGCACACCTCGGCAGCGACATCGACTTTCTCGTCGACATGGATGAGGGCCGGAGCTTGCTCGACCATGCGGCGCTGATCCTTGACCTAGAGCGACTACTGAAGCGACCGGTGGATGCTGCCTCCGAGCGTGGACTCCGTCGACTGGTTTGA